The Psychrobacter sp. 28M-43 genome segment CAACCAGTTCTGTTGACTTAACTAATTGAACTAATATTTATACTATTTGGCTTATTCAGCTGCATTATTGATGTCTTGTAGTGGCTGCGACAAACGCTCAAGGTGTCTTGGTAGGACCCCTTTATACTGAGAATATATTTTTGGTAAATCCGCTTCGATATCACCCGTAGGATAAACCAGCGACATAAACCGTATTTCTTTAGTATTATAGTCCATCGCTACTGGCAAAATCGGTACACCAGCACCCACCGCTAAATAATAAAAACCTGTCTTCCACGACTCAGTATATTGCCGTGTCCCCTCTGGCGATAACCCCAGAAATAATGGTTCACCAGTTTTGAACTTATCAATACTGGCTTGCAGTACAGAGCCTTTATTACCACGATCGATAGGAATAACCCCTATCCAATTTAATAATTGCGCAAATACAGGCACTTTAAATAGCGTGTGCTTGCCCATAATACTGATTTTGATATCTAATGCAAAAAGACTTGGAATCGCATAAATACCATCCACATTAGAAGTATGTGGTAGAGCAAGCACTACAGCTTGTGAAATATTTGGAATCTCGCCTACCGTACGCCAACCTGACGCCTTTAACAGCGCGGATGCAATAACAGGCGCAAACTTGTTACCACGCTTTGGAACCTTGTCTC includes the following:
- a CDS encoding lysophospholipid acyltransferase family protein, with product MIPKIFNRSKSVVSKPARSKVLPKLSKKHLGDKVPKRGNKFAPVIASALLKASGWRTVGEIPNISQAVVLALPHTSNVDGIYAIPSLFALDIKISIMGKHTLFKVPVFAQLLNWIGVIPIDRGNKGSVLQASIDKFKTGEPLFLGLSPEGTRQYTESWKTGFYYLAVGAGVPILPVAMDYNTKEIRFMSLVYPTGDIEADLPKIYSQYKGVLPRHLERLSQPLQDINNAAE